Proteins found in one Arthrobacter pascens genomic segment:
- a CDS encoding pyridoxal phosphate-dependent aminotransferase: MAEFKQSTKLHNVLYDIRGPILQAAQQMEAEGHRILKLNIGNPAPFGFEAPDAILVDMIRHLPHAQGYSDSRGIFSARTAVSQYYQTRGIQNIHVDDIYLGNGVSELITMSLMALLNDGDEVLIPTPDYPLWTASVALASGRPVHYLCDEESGWQPDLEDLEAKITPRTKGIVVINPNNPTGAVYPEETLTKIVALAEKHGLVLFADEIYEKILYEDAVHVNLAALTGDDVLCLTFSGLSKAYRVCGYRAGWMAISGPKKDASDYLEGISLLANMRLCANVPAQHAIQTALGGYQSINDLILPGGRLLEQRNKAYDMLNAIPGVSTQQARGALYLFPRLDPEVFHIRDDEKFVLDLLKEEKILVSHGRAFNWVRPDHFRMVTLPNVKDIEEAIGRMGDFLSRYQGN, translated from the coding sequence ATGGCAGAATTCAAGCAGTCCACCAAGCTTCACAACGTCCTATACGACATCCGTGGACCGATTCTTCAGGCCGCCCAGCAGATGGAGGCGGAGGGTCACAGGATCCTAAAACTGAACATCGGTAACCCGGCCCCGTTCGGATTCGAAGCGCCGGACGCGATTCTGGTGGATATGATCCGCCACCTGCCCCACGCCCAGGGATACAGCGACTCCCGCGGGATTTTCTCGGCACGCACTGCAGTGTCGCAGTACTATCAGACCCGCGGGATCCAGAACATCCATGTGGATGACATTTACCTGGGCAACGGCGTCAGTGAGCTCATCACCATGTCCCTCATGGCCTTGCTGAACGACGGCGACGAGGTCCTTATCCCCACTCCTGACTACCCGCTGTGGACGGCTTCCGTTGCCCTGGCCAGCGGGCGGCCCGTGCACTACCTCTGTGACGAGGAGTCAGGTTGGCAGCCGGACCTGGAAGACCTGGAAGCCAAGATCACGCCCCGCACCAAGGGGATCGTGGTGATCAACCCGAACAATCCAACGGGTGCTGTCTACCCGGAGGAGACGCTGACGAAGATTGTGGCGCTCGCCGAGAAGCACGGGCTGGTGCTGTTCGCTGACGAAATTTACGAAAAAATCCTCTACGAAGACGCCGTCCACGTTAATCTGGCAGCGTTGACCGGCGACGACGTCCTCTGCCTCACGTTCAGCGGACTCTCGAAGGCCTACCGGGTCTGCGGCTACCGTGCCGGCTGGATGGCTATTTCCGGCCCAAAGAAGGATGCCTCGGATTACCTGGAGGGCATCAGTCTGCTTGCCAACATGCGTCTCTGCGCCAACGTGCCTGCCCAGCACGCCATTCAGACGGCGCTGGGTGGCTACCAAAGCATCAACGACCTTATCCTCCCCGGCGGGCGGCTGCTGGAACAGCGCAACAAGGCCTATGACATGCTCAACGCCATTCCCGGCGTGAGCACTCAGCAGGCCAGGGGTGCCCTCTACCTGTTCCCGCGGCTGGACCCCGAGGTCTTCCACATCCGGGATGACGAGAAATTTGTGCTGGATCTGCTCAAAGAGGAGAAGATCCTCGTCTCCCACGGCCGTGCCTTCAACTGGGTGCGCCCGGACCACTTCCGGATGGTCACGCTGCCCAACGTCAAGGACATCGAAGAGGCAATCGGGCGCATGGGGGACTTCCTAAGCAGGTATCAGGGGAACTAG
- a CDS encoding polyphosphate kinase 2 family protein: protein MAGVVEFKQHPSETLKAGNRFVLADVDPDSTPGYSGNKADGKALLADLDGKLGELQEKLFAESRFGGTKRILLILQAMDTAGKGGIVNHVMATMDPQGVQFKAFKAPTEEEKSYDFLWRIEKEVPAAGMVGVFDRSHYEDVLIHRVHSWATPEELKRRYVAINEFEERLTESGTKIVKVMLYISRDEQKARLLARLDNPAKHWKYSRGDLDERAFWDDYMAAYQAAIDVTNSDIAPWHVVPANKKWFARIAVQQLVLGAFSELKLEWPKADFDVAVEREIVERS from the coding sequence ATGGCCGGCGTGGTTGAGTTCAAGCAGCACCCTTCCGAGACGCTGAAGGCCGGAAACAGATTTGTCCTGGCGGACGTCGACCCTGACTCCACCCCCGGCTACAGCGGCAACAAGGCCGACGGCAAGGCACTCCTGGCTGACCTTGACGGCAAGCTGGGGGAGCTGCAGGAAAAACTGTTCGCGGAGTCCCGTTTCGGCGGGACCAAGCGGATCCTCCTGATCCTGCAGGCAATGGACACAGCTGGCAAGGGCGGCATCGTCAATCACGTGATGGCCACTATGGATCCGCAGGGCGTCCAGTTCAAGGCATTCAAGGCTCCCACAGAAGAGGAAAAGTCCTATGACTTCCTCTGGCGGATCGAGAAGGAGGTACCGGCGGCCGGAATGGTCGGCGTCTTTGACCGCTCCCACTATGAGGACGTCCTGATCCATCGAGTCCACAGTTGGGCCACGCCAGAGGAATTGAAGCGCCGGTACGTTGCAATCAACGAATTCGAAGAGCGGCTGACCGAGTCGGGGACGAAGATCGTCAAGGTCATGCTCTACATCAGCAGGGATGAGCAGAAGGCGCGGCTCCTGGCGCGGCTGGACAATCCGGCCAAGCACTGGAAGTACAGCCGCGGTGACCTGGATGAGCGCGCTTTCTGGGACGACTACATGGCGGCCTACCAGGCTGCCATTGACGTGACCAACAGTGACATTGCCCCGTGGCATGTGGTGCCGGCCAACAAAAAGTGGTTTGCCCGGATCGCCGTTCAACAACTGGTGCTCGGCGCATTCTCGGAGCTCAAACTCGAGTGGCCAAAGGCCGATTTCGACGTCGCCGTGGAGCGAGAGATCGTCGAAAGGTCCTGA
- a CDS encoding exodeoxyribonuclease VII small subunit gives MAETKPDSGIEALSYEEAREQLVGVVGKLEAGGASLEESLVLWERGEALAKRCEEWLEGARKRLAAARDQPL, from the coding sequence ATGGCTGAGACAAAACCTGATTCCGGCATCGAAGCATTGAGTTATGAGGAAGCCCGCGAGCAACTCGTGGGTGTGGTGGGCAAGCTTGAGGCGGGAGGCGCCAGCCTGGAGGAATCCCTGGTCTTGTGGGAACGCGGCGAAGCCCTTGCCAAGCGCTGTGAGGAGTGGCTCGAGGGCGCCCGTAAGCGGCTCGCCGCCGCCCGCGACCAGCCGCTTTAA
- the xseA gene encoding exodeoxyribonuclease VII large subunit, whose translation MSDQAALPGTAATTLPATAAETTPDNPWPLQLLSQKLKAHIDRTPSAWVEGQVIEFNRRGTNAYLTLRDVDAEVSLPASVWSKVLDRQDMPLERGSRVVALLKPEFWLKTGRLNMQVRDIRPVGLGDLLARIERLRQALAAEGLFAESRKKPLPLLPHRIGLITGRDSDAKKDILRNSALRWPAVEFEIREVAVQGNTAVSQIMRALRELDGRQDVDVIVIARGGGALEDLLPFNSEELIRAVAAAATPVVSAIGHEADRPLLDDVADLRASTPTDAAKRIVPDVAEELAGVLQARHQLRRCIGRLVDREADRLASLHSRPVLAAPEGMITLRSEEVERLLRRSSAAVSSIVVRAADQLVHLQAQVRALSPQKTLDRGYAVVELSRGQLTSADDPASHSVVRDPSEAPAGTALAVRVAHGRFGATSTGKIQQGDAHG comes from the coding sequence ATGTCTGACCAGGCAGCCCTGCCGGGCACTGCGGCCACCACGCTGCCGGCCACAGCCGCCGAGACCACCCCGGACAATCCCTGGCCTCTGCAGCTGCTGTCCCAAAAGCTGAAGGCCCACATCGACCGGACGCCGTCCGCGTGGGTCGAGGGCCAGGTCATTGAATTCAACCGGCGCGGCACCAACGCCTACCTGACGCTGAGGGACGTGGACGCGGAAGTTTCCTTGCCGGCTTCCGTCTGGTCCAAGGTCCTTGACCGTCAGGACATGCCACTGGAGCGGGGCTCCCGTGTGGTTGCATTGCTGAAACCTGAGTTTTGGCTGAAAACCGGCCGCCTGAACATGCAAGTGCGGGACATCCGGCCCGTGGGTCTGGGCGACCTCCTGGCGCGTATCGAAAGGCTGCGCCAGGCCCTCGCCGCGGAAGGCCTCTTTGCGGAATCACGCAAGAAGCCGCTGCCACTGCTCCCACACCGCATTGGCCTCATCACCGGGCGTGACTCCGATGCCAAGAAAGACATCCTCCGCAACTCAGCTCTCCGCTGGCCGGCAGTCGAATTCGAGATCCGTGAAGTCGCCGTCCAAGGCAACACGGCGGTGTCACAGATCATGCGCGCCCTGCGGGAACTGGACGGACGCCAGGACGTGGATGTAATCGTCATTGCGCGCGGCGGTGGCGCTCTGGAAGACCTTCTGCCTTTCAACAGCGAGGAGCTGATCCGGGCTGTTGCGGCCGCGGCCACTCCAGTGGTCAGTGCCATCGGGCACGAAGCCGACAGGCCCCTCCTCGACGACGTGGCCGACCTCCGGGCCTCCACGCCTACCGACGCCGCCAAACGGATCGTACCGGACGTCGCGGAAGAACTGGCTGGCGTCCTCCAAGCAAGGCACCAGCTGCGCCGCTGCATCGGCCGTCTGGTCGACAGGGAGGCCGACCGCTTGGCCTCGCTGCACTCCCGGCCGGTGCTGGCCGCTCCCGAGGGGATGATCACCCTCCGCTCCGAAGAAGTTGAGCGGCTGCTGCGCAGGTCATCCGCAGCGGTCAGTTCGATTGTGGTTCGGGCAGCCGACCAGCTGGTTCATCTGCAGGCCCAGGTCCGGGCTCTTTCACCGCAAAAGACACTGGATCGCGGCTATGCAGTGGTTGAGCTCTCCCGCGGCCAGCTGACCAGCGCGGACGACCCCGCCAGCCACTCAGTGGTCCGGGACCCGTCCGAGGCACCCGCGGGCACCGCATTGGCGGTCCGCGTAGCCCATGGCCGTTTTGGCGCTACATCCACCGGCAAGATCCAACAAGGAGACGCACATGGCTGA
- a CDS encoding 4-hydroxy-3-methylbut-2-enyl diphosphate reductase — translation MTSSAVSLSMPTVPRRRRSPEEVSAAAAVSGPKKVLLAAPRGYCAGVDRAVIAVEKALEHYGPPVYVRKQIVHNVHVVSSLEEQGAIFVDETDEVPEGALVIFSAHGVSPAVVQSAEDRGLRTIDATCPLVTKVHKEAVRFAKDDFDILLIGHDGHEEVEGTAGEAPEHIQIINGPHEVDNVTVRDPEKVIWLSQTTLSVDETMETVRLLKERFPTLQDPPSDDICYATTNRQVAIKKISPHADLVIVVGSANSSNSVRLVEVALEYGAKASYRVDFANEVDEAWFEGVATVGVTSGASVPEVLVKDVLRLLADYGYGSVEEIVTAEEDLLFSLPKELRATLKEAGDVSRALGGRRSRE, via the coding sequence ATGACCTCCTCAGCTGTTTCCCTCTCGATGCCAACCGTCCCGCGCAGGCGGCGTTCGCCTGAGGAAGTATCCGCGGCGGCGGCGGTATCCGGTCCCAAGAAGGTCCTGCTGGCGGCTCCCCGCGGGTATTGTGCCGGCGTCGACAGGGCAGTGATTGCTGTCGAAAAAGCCCTGGAGCATTATGGCCCGCCGGTGTACGTCCGGAAACAGATCGTGCACAACGTCCACGTCGTCAGCTCGCTGGAGGAGCAGGGCGCCATTTTCGTCGACGAAACCGACGAGGTCCCCGAGGGGGCGCTGGTGATCTTCTCCGCTCACGGCGTATCGCCTGCCGTTGTCCAATCGGCCGAGGACCGTGGGCTGCGCACCATTGACGCGACCTGCCCCCTGGTGACCAAGGTGCATAAGGAAGCCGTGCGGTTCGCCAAAGACGACTTCGACATCCTGCTCATCGGCCACGACGGTCATGAAGAAGTTGAAGGAACGGCCGGCGAAGCCCCCGAACACATTCAGATCATCAACGGGCCCCACGAAGTGGATAACGTCACCGTCCGGGATCCCGAGAAGGTCATCTGGCTTTCCCAGACCACCCTGAGCGTGGACGAAACCATGGAAACAGTTCGGCTCTTGAAAGAGCGGTTCCCCACGCTGCAGGATCCACCCAGCGATGACATCTGCTACGCAACCACCAACCGGCAAGTGGCCATCAAGAAGATCTCGCCCCACGCCGATCTGGTCATTGTGGTGGGGTCAGCCAACTCGTCGAACTCCGTGCGTCTGGTGGAAGTTGCCTTGGAATACGGCGCCAAGGCCTCGTACCGCGTGGACTTTGCCAACGAGGTGGACGAGGCCTGGTTTGAAGGCGTCGCAACTGTGGGTGTCACGTCAGGGGCATCCGTTCCGGAGGTGCTGGTCAAGGACGTGCTGCGGCTCTTGGCTGACTATGGCTACGGCTCTGTCGAAGAAATTGTCACGGCGGAAGAGGACCTTCTCTTCTCGCTGCCCAAGGAGCTTCGGGCAACCCTTAAAGAGGCAGGCGACGTCAGCCGTGCCCTCGGCGGACGCCGCTCCCGCGAGTAG
- a CDS encoding DNA recombination protein RmuC: MDAFTLILALFTLLLGALAGAAATYLSLRRRNHALEEDFDAVSSRLSEVSAQFAAADAERRLLSVQNRELGESRSQDGSVLRALAPVAEKLTAVQQQVALLERDRLEQYGQLAQQLQEARLSDEQLIRSTHALESALRSNSARGQWGEVQLRRVVEASGMLRHVDFLEQVHSAGGGSAVRPDLVVQLPGEKQLVVDAKVPLSSYLEAQELGAQELGRGAGSGTNAGPNHGSQQTLLAAHAKALRAHVDALSTKKYWDIPGNSPELVICFLPAESILAAALMADATLLDHALSRNVVLASPSTLLAVLKSVAFTWRQDVLTDSARELFDLARQLYERMGTLGENVSKLGSSLKSSVDRYNSMIGTLEARVLPTARKLNALDESGLLTPAALEVTPRSVAAPELQHSETAA; this comes from the coding sequence ATGGATGCTTTCACCCTGATTCTTGCCCTGTTTACACTGCTGCTCGGTGCCCTCGCAGGCGCCGCGGCAACCTATCTTTCCTTGCGCAGGCGCAATCACGCGCTGGAAGAGGATTTCGACGCCGTGTCATCCCGCCTCTCCGAGGTCAGTGCACAGTTCGCGGCCGCGGACGCCGAGCGGCGCCTCCTCTCCGTCCAGAACCGGGAGCTGGGTGAGTCCCGCAGCCAGGACGGGAGTGTGCTCAGGGCGCTGGCGCCGGTCGCCGAAAAACTCACGGCGGTCCAGCAGCAGGTCGCGCTGCTGGAGCGCGACAGGCTGGAGCAGTACGGGCAGCTTGCCCAGCAGCTCCAGGAGGCCCGGCTGTCCGATGAGCAGCTGATCCGGTCCACCCACGCCCTCGAATCGGCGCTGCGCTCCAACAGCGCCCGTGGGCAATGGGGCGAAGTCCAGCTGCGCCGCGTGGTTGAGGCCTCAGGAATGCTGCGGCACGTGGATTTCCTCGAGCAGGTCCACAGCGCCGGGGGCGGTTCGGCTGTACGCCCCGACCTGGTGGTGCAGCTGCCCGGGGAAAAGCAGCTGGTGGTGGACGCGAAGGTGCCTTTGTCCTCGTACCTCGAAGCCCAGGAACTCGGGGCCCAAGAGCTGGGTCGTGGCGCAGGTTCAGGGACGAATGCGGGGCCGAATCACGGGTCCCAGCAGACCCTGCTGGCCGCCCACGCCAAAGCACTCCGCGCCCATGTGGACGCCCTCAGCACCAAGAAGTACTGGGATATTCCTGGCAACTCCCCCGAGCTGGTGATTTGTTTCCTCCCCGCCGAATCGATTCTGGCGGCGGCCCTGATGGCGGATGCGACGCTGCTGGACCATGCGTTATCCAGGAACGTGGTGCTGGCGTCGCCGAGTACGCTGCTGGCCGTGCTCAAATCCGTGGCCTTCACCTGGCGGCAGGATGTGCTGACGGACAGTGCCCGGGAGCTGTTCGACCTTGCCCGGCAGCTGTATGAGCGCATGGGGACCCTGGGCGAGAACGTGAGCAAGCTGGGTTCGTCCCTGAAGTCCTCGGTGGACCGGTACAACTCGATGATCGGTACTCTCGAGGCGCGCGTGCTGCCGACGGCGCGGAAACTCAACGCCTTGGACGAGTCAGGCCTGCTGACGCCGGCCGCGTTGGAGGTTACACCGCGTTCAGTGGCTGCACCGGAGCTTCAGCACAGCGAAACTGCTGCCTGA
- the ychF gene encoding redox-regulated ATPase YchF, which yields MALTIGIVGLPNVGKSTLFNALTRNQVLAANYPFATIEPNIGVVNLPDPRLKQLAEIFGSQRLLPAPVSFVDIAGIVKGASEGEGLGNKFLANIREAEAIAQVVRVFDDPDVIHVDGKVDPRSDMETINTELILADLQTIENAIPRIEKEVKIKKREAAELAAIKTAQAVLERGDTIFASIKSDRLEMEHLKELSLLTAKPFIYVFNADEGILGSPEKQDELRAMVAPADAIFLDAKLESDLVELDEEEAREMLEMNGQDESGLDQLARVGFHTLGLQTYLTAGPKETRAWTIHRGDTAPQAAGVIHTDFQLGFIKAEVVSFHDLIDAGSMAEAKSRGKVRIEGKEYVMADGDVVEFRFNV from the coding sequence GTGGCTCTAACTATTGGCATCGTCGGACTGCCCAACGTCGGCAAATCAACTCTCTTCAACGCACTGACCCGCAACCAGGTGCTGGCAGCGAACTATCCGTTCGCTACCATCGAGCCCAATATCGGAGTCGTGAACCTTCCTGATCCCCGGCTGAAGCAGCTTGCGGAGATCTTCGGCTCGCAGCGCCTGCTGCCTGCCCCCGTATCCTTCGTGGACATCGCCGGCATCGTCAAGGGCGCCTCGGAAGGTGAAGGCCTGGGCAACAAGTTCCTCGCCAACATCCGCGAGGCCGAGGCGATCGCCCAGGTTGTCCGCGTGTTCGATGACCCCGATGTCATCCACGTGGACGGCAAGGTGGATCCCCGCTCGGATATGGAGACGATCAACACCGAGCTGATCCTGGCTGACCTTCAGACCATCGAAAATGCCATTCCCCGGATCGAAAAAGAAGTCAAGATCAAGAAGCGGGAAGCCGCCGAACTGGCCGCTATCAAGACGGCCCAGGCTGTGCTGGAACGCGGCGACACCATCTTCGCCTCAATCAAGAGCGACAGACTGGAGATGGAGCACCTCAAGGAGCTCAGCCTCCTGACCGCCAAACCCTTCATCTACGTCTTCAACGCCGACGAAGGCATTCTGGGCAGTCCGGAAAAGCAGGATGAACTGCGGGCCATGGTTGCCCCTGCGGACGCCATCTTCCTCGACGCCAAGCTCGAATCGGACCTCGTGGAGCTGGACGAGGAAGAAGCACGCGAAATGCTGGAGATGAACGGCCAGGACGAGTCCGGCCTTGACCAGCTGGCACGCGTCGGATTCCACACGCTGGGGCTGCAGACCTATCTCACCGCCGGGCCCAAGGAGACACGCGCCTGGACCATCCATCGGGGCGACACAGCGCCGCAGGCGGCAGGGGTCATCCACACTGACTTCCAGCTCGGGTTCATCAAGGCCGAGGTAGTGTCCTTCCACGACCTCATTGATGCCGGGTCCATGGCGGAGGCCAAGTCCCGCGGCAAAGTCCGCATCGAAGGCAAGGAGTACGTTATGGCCGACGGCGACGTGGTTGAATTTAGATTCAATGTGTAA
- a CDS encoding alpha/beta fold hydrolase, translating into MPTFEVPGAELAVALSDEGGHPVVQLHGLTSSRARDRVLNLDLGRGLSGTRLLRYDARGHGLSTGRKVPEDYQWQSLADDLLRLLDHWFPGERVHGVGPSMGTGTLLNAASREPDRFTGLTVMVPPTAWETRAAQAANYRVAAALIESVGVEAFLATTRGATPPPATIGAQDTVPDVADALLPSLFRGAALSDLPAPEAVARIDVPTTILAWVDDPGHPLSTAESLAALLPQATLTVARTPGDVETWPNILSQDVARRG; encoded by the coding sequence ATGCCCACTTTCGAGGTTCCCGGAGCCGAGCTTGCGGTTGCTTTGAGCGACGAAGGTGGACACCCAGTAGTCCAACTGCATGGCCTTACCTCAAGCCGCGCGCGCGATCGGGTGCTCAACCTCGACCTCGGTCGAGGGCTTAGTGGAACACGACTGCTGCGGTACGACGCACGCGGCCATGGCCTGTCAACGGGGCGGAAGGTCCCCGAGGACTATCAATGGCAAAGCCTCGCCGACGACCTTCTGCGACTGCTCGATCACTGGTTCCCAGGCGAACGTGTCCACGGAGTTGGTCCCTCTATGGGTACCGGCACACTCTTGAACGCCGCTTCCCGCGAGCCAGACCGCTTTACTGGGCTCACGGTCATGGTGCCACCCACCGCGTGGGAAACCCGAGCTGCACAGGCTGCGAACTACAGGGTTGCCGCGGCGCTTATCGAATCTGTTGGTGTCGAGGCATTCCTCGCCACCACGCGCGGAGCAACACCGCCGCCGGCCACAATTGGTGCGCAGGATACGGTGCCCGACGTCGCCGACGCCCTATTGCCGTCGTTGTTTCGAGGCGCGGCACTCAGCGATCTGCCTGCTCCAGAGGCCGTCGCGCGAATCGACGTACCGACGACAATCTTGGCGTGGGTCGATGATCCGGGCCACCCGCTGTCAACCGCGGAATCCCTTGCCGCACTGCTCCCGCAAGCAACGCTGACGGTCGCCCGTACCCCGGGAGATGTCGAAACCTGGCCTAATATTCTGAGCCAAGATGTCGCCCGTCGGGGCTAA
- a CDS encoding GNAT family N-acetyltransferase has product MRLTNVSHLRLPFGRLWGYDVSVSALDRRLPVSFDQRLHVGAGDRPGSWMALSFRLPTPTRRESIADAWLAVVARHGTLRTAFVPGADGDPELHEIDIGPGTWVEHQVSPGQAVNDAVRDILDAACSPYQQPSHRLCVLETAAGLTVVIAADHAHVDMWSMLVIARDLLSALDAGRAGCESLPGPAPAFVEHTQALLDRNAAPDHVRHRWEDIIGDSGGVMPQFPLPLGAPDPQRERVEVRDVFDFDDGAAFAVQARNDGVSTLALAVVAMTAVTRELAGTPLRAVFPVHSRFDGKWHDSVGWFITNSVLESAVAEPRAAAAAVKEAVQLGSWPLADVLAPWGGMPVAPGMFAISWLDLRRLPVRIDSVGLDAHYVSATIDTDSVMLWFILDESGLHLRCRYPDTVEARANVGGWLDLLVARLQADARSSVRGLLRVAGRTFRLERAGRDDVEAIAALLSDDQFGPDRECVELERYEAAYNVVVRDSSNYLGVVRNGADRIVATMQLTVIPGLSRGGSSRLQIEGLRVAAAERSRGLGTAMLEWAHNFGRARGAQLAQVTTDEARERARAFYTRLGYRTAHVGLKRRI; this is encoded by the coding sequence ATGCGGCTGACCAACGTCTCGCACCTGCGCCTACCGTTCGGACGACTTTGGGGCTACGACGTCAGTGTGTCTGCGCTCGACCGGCGTCTTCCAGTGTCCTTTGACCAGCGGCTCCATGTGGGGGCAGGCGACCGCCCCGGCTCCTGGATGGCATTGTCTTTTCGGCTGCCTACACCAACTCGTCGTGAGTCAATTGCCGATGCCTGGCTGGCTGTCGTCGCCCGTCATGGCACACTGCGAACGGCATTCGTGCCCGGTGCGGATGGTGATCCGGAGCTTCACGAAATTGACATTGGTCCGGGAACCTGGGTCGAGCATCAGGTATCTCCTGGTCAGGCCGTCAATGACGCAGTGCGGGACATTCTCGATGCCGCATGTTCGCCATACCAACAGCCCTCACACCGGCTGTGCGTATTGGAGACTGCTGCTGGACTCACCGTCGTGATTGCGGCCGACCACGCCCACGTCGATATGTGGTCGATGCTGGTGATCGCGCGCGACCTGCTGTCGGCGCTCGATGCTGGGAGGGCGGGCTGTGAATCACTGCCCGGGCCAGCGCCGGCATTTGTTGAACACACGCAAGCACTGCTGGATCGGAATGCGGCGCCGGACCACGTGCGTCACCGATGGGAAGACATCATCGGGGACAGCGGCGGCGTGATGCCGCAATTCCCGCTGCCCCTGGGTGCGCCTGATCCGCAGCGCGAGCGTGTAGAAGTGCGCGATGTGTTCGATTTCGACGACGGTGCCGCATTTGCTGTGCAGGCCCGCAACGACGGTGTCTCGACGCTCGCACTCGCTGTTGTTGCGATGACAGCGGTGACCCGCGAGTTGGCGGGAACCCCGCTGCGAGCCGTTTTTCCCGTGCACAGCCGCTTCGACGGCAAATGGCATGACTCAGTCGGCTGGTTCATTACTAATTCGGTACTTGAGTCGGCGGTCGCCGAGCCGCGCGCTGCAGCGGCCGCGGTAAAAGAGGCTGTGCAGCTTGGCTCGTGGCCGCTCGCGGACGTGCTGGCTCCATGGGGCGGCATGCCCGTAGCTCCTGGTATGTTCGCGATCTCCTGGCTGGACCTGCGCAGACTGCCGGTGCGAATCGACTCCGTCGGACTCGACGCCCATTATGTGAGCGCGACAATCGACACCGACAGCGTCATGCTTTGGTTCATCCTGGACGAATCCGGTCTGCATTTGAGATGCCGTTATCCCGACACCGTTGAGGCTCGAGCCAACGTCGGCGGATGGCTTGATCTGCTGGTCGCTCGTTTGCAGGCAGATGCGCGATCCTCGGTTCGAGGACTGCTGCGGGTGGCGGGCCGGACCTTCAGGCTGGAACGGGCGGGTCGCGATGATGTTGAGGCCATCGCCGCGCTGCTGTCTGATGATCAGTTCGGTCCAGATCGTGAGTGCGTAGAGCTCGAACGATACGAGGCGGCCTACAACGTGGTTGTTCGCGACAGTTCCAACTATCTGGGAGTTGTCCGCAATGGTGCCGATCGCATCGTTGCCACGATGCAATTGACCGTCATTCCAGGTCTTTCCCGGGGTGGTTCTTCCCGACTACAGATCGAGGGACTGCGAGTTGCAGCCGCGGAACGCTCACGTGGTTTGGGCACGGCCATGCTTGAGTGGGCACACAATTTTGGGCGTGCGCGTGGGGCGCAACTGGCACAGGTGACCACCGACGAAGCACGGGAACGGGCTCGAGCCTTCTACACCCGACTCGGATATCGGACTGCCCACGTCGGGCTGAAACGGCGCATATAG